Proteins co-encoded in one Sinobacterium norvegicum genomic window:
- a CDS encoding aminoglycoside phosphotransferase family protein, with translation MSFEALLNWSREQLPELIDQPYQWLSVSGDASFRVYYRLSYASGSYIAVSAPPEKEKNHEFVAIAQGLVEAGVKAPAIIAADFEQGFLLQQDFGDQLLLPLLSAESADHWYTASMDLMWSLSRSHIDNLPLYSDALLAQEFQLFADWFVDAQLGYRLAGDEQAMLDRLERKLNDSALSQPQVVVHRDFHARNIMAIDGELAVIDFQDAVIGPVTYDLVSLLKDCYIRWPRAQVITWVEQYRLQYQQQTGQTFDTGVWLKWFDLMGMQRHIKVLGIFCRLNIRDNKQAYLADLPRVIEYVQEVSGLYDELAEFSGWFERTMVPLIVAQGWGDAA, from the coding sequence TTGTCGTTCGAGGCGTTATTAAATTGGTCGAGAGAGCAGTTACCAGAGCTGATTGATCAGCCCTATCAATGGTTGTCGGTATCCGGCGATGCCAGTTTTCGTGTTTATTATCGTTTGTCTTATGCCTCGGGCAGCTATATTGCTGTCAGCGCACCGCCGGAAAAAGAAAAAAACCATGAGTTTGTGGCGATAGCCCAGGGTTTGGTTGAGGCCGGCGTTAAGGCACCTGCCATTATTGCCGCCGATTTTGAGCAAGGCTTTTTGTTGCAGCAAGATTTTGGCGATCAATTGTTACTGCCGCTGTTGTCGGCTGAAAGTGCAGATCATTGGTACACTGCGTCGATGGACCTGATGTGGTCGCTCAGCCGGAGTCATATTGATAATCTCCCCTTGTATAGTGATGCGCTTTTGGCGCAAGAGTTCCAATTATTTGCCGATTGGTTTGTCGATGCACAGTTGGGCTATCGCTTGGCTGGAGATGAGCAGGCCATGCTGGACCGGTTAGAGCGCAAACTCAATGATTCTGCCCTGTCTCAGCCTCAGGTGGTGGTGCATCGCGATTTTCACGCCCGTAATATTATGGCCATCGACGGTGAACTGGCGGTGATTGATTTTCAAGATGCGGTGATTGGTCCGGTGACTTATGATCTGGTGTCGCTGTTAAAGGATTGTTATATCCGCTGGCCAAGAGCGCAGGTTATTACCTGGGTTGAGCAATACCGGCTGCAGTATCAGCAGCAGACGGGGCAGACATTTGATACCGGAGTATGGCTGAAGTGGTTCGACTTGATGGGCATGCAGCGTCATATCAAAGTGCTGGGGATTTTCTGTCGCTTAAATATTCGCGATAATAAACAGGCTTATTTGGCCGATTTACCGCGGGTCATCGAGTATGTACAAGAGGTGAGTGGGCTGTATGACGAGCTTGCCGAATTCTCCGGCTGGTTTGAGCGCACCATGGTGCCTTTGATTGTCGCCCAAGGCTGGGGAGATGCTGCGTGA